In the genome of Doryrhamphus excisus isolate RoL2022-K1 chromosome 11, RoL_Dexc_1.0, whole genome shotgun sequence, one region contains:
- the rps6kb1a gene encoding ribosomal protein S6 kinase beta-1 isoform X2, which translates to MKVLKKAMIVRNAKDTAHTKAERNILEEVKHPFIVDLIYAFQTGGKLYLILEYLSGGELFMQLEREGIFMEDTACFYLAEISMALGHLHQKGIIYRDLKPENIMLNNNGHVKLTDFGLCKESIHDGTVTHTFCGTIEYMAPEILMRSGHNRAVDWWSLGALMYDMLTGAPPFTGENRKKTIDKILKCKLSLPPYLTQEARDLLKKLLKRNASMRLGAVPSDAAEVQAHPFFRHINWEELLARRVEPPFKPFLQSADDVSQFDSKFTSQTPVDSPDDSTLSESANQVFLGFTYVAPSVLENVKEKFSFEPKVRSPRKFTGSPRTPVSPVKFAAGDCWPRGPTLAGSSSLLSPGISAEQPMEVSTMEQMDTSGGATPEASAPLPIRQPSGMSAGLYKKQVYPMNSKRPEHLRINL; encoded by the exons ATGAAAGTTTTGAAGAAG GCCATGATTGTACGTAACGCCAAGGACACAGCACACACCAAAGCCGAGAGGAACATTCTGGAGGAAGTGAAGCATCCATTTATAGTGGATCTCATCTACGCCTTTCAGACGGGAGGGAAGTTGTACCTTATTCTGGAGTATCTCAGCG GTGGAGAACTCTTTATGCAACTGGAAAGAGAGGGCATCTTTATGGAGGACACGGCATG TTTTTACTTGGCGGAGATTTCAATGGCCCTGGGACACTTGCACCAAAAAGGCATCATCTACAGAGACCTGAAGCCTGAAAACATCATGCTCAACAATAACG GACATGTGAAGCTGACAGACTTCGGCCTCTGCAAAGAGTCCATCCACGACGGGACGGTCACGCACACCTTCTGCGGTACCATCGAGTACAT GGCTCCGGAGATCCTAATGAGGAGCGGGCACAACCGGGCGGTGGACTGGTGGAGTCTGGGGGCCCTCATGTACGACATGCTGACAGGAGCA CCGCCTTTCACAGGTGAAAATCGAAAGAAGACCATTGACAAAATTCTGAAATGCAAACTCAGCCTTCCGCCCTACCTGACACAAGAGGCGAGGGACCTCCTCAAAAAG CTTTTGAAGCGAAACGCCTCCATGCGACTCGGGGCGGTGCCAAGTGATGCTGCTGAAGTCCAG GCCCACCCGTTCTTTCGCCACATCAACTGGGAGGAGCTCTTGGCTCGCAGAGTCGAACCTCCTTTCAAACCTTTCCTG CAATCGGCCGATGACGTCAGCCAGTTTGACTCCAAGTTCACCAGCCAGACTCCAGTGGACAGCCCGGACGACTCCACGCTGAGCGAGAGCGCCAATCAAGTCTTCCTG GGTTTCACATATGTGGCTCCGTCGGTGCTGGAGAACGTCAAGGAAAAGTTCTCCTTTGAGCCAAAGGTCCGCTCACCTCGCAAGTTCACAGGAAGCCCGAGGACACCCGTGAG CCCGGTAAAGTTCGCAGCGGGAGATTGTTGGCCCCGGGGCCCCACGCTGGCCGGCAGCTCATCCCTGCTGTCGCCCGGCATCTCTGCCGAGCAACCCATGGAGGTGTCGACAATGGAGCAAATGGACACAAGCGGCGGCGCCACGCCGGAAGCCTCGGCGCCGCTCCCCATCAGGCAGCCGTCAGGCATGAGTGCCGGACTGTACAAAAAGCAAGTCTACCCGATGAACTCCAAGCGGCCGGAACACCTCCGGATAAATCTATGA